A stretch of Deltaproteobacteria bacterium DNA encodes these proteins:
- a CDS encoding ACS family MFS transporter — translation MAVQSEAAMAVSVQRWPQRFTVVFLLFLSVVVLYMDRVNMSVVAPVLMKEFGWDPAMMGTVLSAFFLGYFLTQIPGGWLSDRWGAKGILGGAVAWWSLVTMLTPLAHTTTSMMSIRVALGLGEGMSPPCLYTSIARWVPVSERSRVAAFIATGMYVGIVAAFPLAVWIMTSWGWPWVFYSFGALGLLWSVAWYLLVTNNPEDHPGISAEEVHLILQGQPATQPAQAIPWDRFFREPAFWALLCAHFCTNWTWYTFLTWLPSYLVQVRGFSLNEMGIYATFPYLAMMVIGNGSAWIADERVRRGASVTLVRKISQTVAFVGAGFFLLALTQTSSPAWTVLCITLGLGSLACFSSGMGINHLDIGPKYAGVLIGLTNTAATIPGILAPIITGFIVKFTGDWNTVFYLATAVMLIGTVVWNLFASGKKIFE, via the coding sequence ATGGCGGTTCAGTCCGAAGCGGCAATGGCAGTATCGGTGCAGCGATGGCCACAACGGTTTACCGTGGTCTTCTTACTTTTCTTGAGCGTGGTGGTGCTGTACATGGATCGGGTCAACATGTCGGTAGTCGCCCCGGTCCTGATGAAAGAATTCGGTTGGGACCCGGCAATGATGGGGACCGTGCTGTCCGCGTTCTTCTTGGGCTATTTCCTCACCCAAATTCCCGGCGGATGGCTGTCGGATCGCTGGGGCGCCAAAGGCATCTTGGGCGGCGCCGTGGCTTGGTGGTCGCTAGTGACCATGCTGACGCCGTTGGCGCACACAACGACCAGCATGATGAGCATTCGTGTCGCATTGGGACTGGGCGAAGGCATGAGTCCGCCGTGTTTATACACCAGCATCGCGCGTTGGGTGCCGGTCAGCGAGCGTTCGCGAGTGGCGGCGTTTATCGCCACGGGAATGTATGTGGGGATTGTCGCCGCTTTTCCGCTTGCAGTGTGGATTATGACTTCTTGGGGCTGGCCCTGGGTCTTCTATTCCTTTGGAGCCCTCGGTCTGCTGTGGAGCGTGGCATGGTATCTACTCGTGACCAACAATCCCGAGGACCATCCGGGTATCTCAGCGGAGGAAGTACACCTCATCTTGCAAGGGCAACCCGCCACGCAGCCAGCGCAAGCGATTCCTTGGGATCGCTTCTTTCGCGAGCCGGCGTTCTGGGCGCTGTTGTGCGCGCACTTCTGCACGAACTGGACGTGGTACACGTTTCTGACGTGGCTGCCGTCGTATCTGGTGCAGGTGCGTGGCTTCTCGCTCAACGAGATGGGCATCTACGCGACGTTCCCGTATCTGGCCATGATGGTGATCGGCAACGGGTCCGCGTGGATCGCAGACGAACGAGTCCGGCGCGGTGCCAGTGTCACGCTCGTGCGCAAAATTTCTCAGACGGTGGCCTTCGTTGGCGCGGGGTTCTTCTTACTCGCGCTCACGCAGACTTCTTCACCAGCGTGGACTGTGCTGTGTATTACGCTGGGCCTTGGGTCCCTGGCCTGCTTTTCCAGCGGGATGGGAATTAACCATCTCGATATTGGGCCGAAATACGCTGGCGTGCTGATTGGGCTGACGAATACTGCGGCCACGATCCCCGGCATTCTCGCGCCCATCATCACCGGCTTCATTGTCAAGTTCACCGGCGATTGGAATACGGTCTTTTACTTAGCGACCGCAGTCATGCTCATCGGCACCGTGGTATGGAATCTGTTTGCCAGTGGGAAAAAGATTTTCGAGTAG
- a CDS encoding iron-sulfur cluster assembly accessory protein, which yields MDHAQESQNSTAPPLVALTDKAIQVIKQTMLRKGKAASGLRLKVEGSGCRGFQYSLTLEAEAQPEDTVLVQGGVRAFLDPTSARHLRGTRLDYVTNRLGTGFHFFGLDGNRTIGCGSPVLLQRCMAGNTRTVGCENSAKRPLLEIMTGPPVHGTDHRASVAHPGLRPRQICPECRYVVCRCEKAA from the coding sequence ATGGATCACGCGCAAGAAAGTCAAAATTCTACGGCGCCGCCACTGGTTGCCTTAACCGATAAAGCTATCCAGGTGATCAAGCAGACCATGCTGCGCAAGGGAAAGGCCGCCAGCGGTCTACGCCTCAAGGTGGAAGGCAGCGGCTGCAGAGGGTTTCAGTATAGTCTGACGCTCGAAGCGGAAGCTCAGCCAGAAGACACGGTGCTGGTCCAAGGCGGCGTGCGCGCGTTTCTCGACCCGACCAGCGCCCGCCATTTGCGCGGCACGCGGCTAGACTATGTCACTAATCGTCTCGGCACCGGCTTCCACTTTTTCGGACTCGACGGCAACCGTACCATCGGTTGCGGCTCGCCCGTGCTCCTACAACGCTGCATGGCCGGCAATACGCGCACGGTAGGCTGCGAGAACAGCGCCAAGCGGCCGCTCCTGGAGATCATGACCGGCCCTCCGGTGCACGGCACCGACCATCGTGCCAGCGTCGCGCACCCTGGCCTGCGTCCTCGGCAGATATGCCCCGAGTGCCGCTATGTCGTCTGTCGGTGCGAGAAAGCCGCGTAA
- a CDS encoding VOC family protein: MTVQVQYKLDHRHLIVDDVPKTVAFYEEVLGAKKVQEVEFRGIPVVRLTLNGLPLTISGQLVPGVRDHIGLEVDDFEAAVADLRAKGVEFVVQPTDIGFAKFAFIKDAAGTTLEVLQRAQS; encoded by the coding sequence ATGACAGTGCAAGTGCAATACAAGCTCGACCATCGACATCTCATCGTCGATGACGTTCCCAAAACCGTGGCGTTCTATGAAGAGGTGCTCGGTGCCAAGAAGGTCCAAGAAGTCGAGTTTCGCGGCATACCGGTCGTGCGGCTCACGCTTAACGGATTGCCGCTGACGATTTCCGGACAGCTCGTACCAGGGGTACGCGATCACATTGGCTTGGAAGTAGACGACTTCGAGGCCGCCGTGGCGGACTTGCGCGCGAAAGGCGTCGAGTTCGTGGTGCAACCGACCGATATCGGCTTCGCCAAGTTTGCCTTCATCAAGGATGCCGCTGGTACGACGCTGGAGGTGTTGCAGCGCGCGCAGTCGTAG
- a CDS encoding amidohydrolase family protein produces MKDGYHVIDSDLHVIELGDVYEKYLDDKYRDKMPKYLGWSPTNFPHWDVQGQLIPPWAKSQEVASAQQYLDKPTEHMYNPVREKGYDAESTLKAMDAEGIDVSVVYRTFAHMVVSIDDLEPAYATAFCAAFNDWLADYCGANPKRLKPAAIVSLHDPELAAAEARRAVEKKGHVGVVLLPMPVKDRYMNSPECDVLWKEVSRLNVPLAFHGTSGGASKDYVSNRFRGKPNFRTQNHSSAFPLELMLALSSMIVGGVLERFPDMRVGFLEGNCGWLPWWLHRLDDQWKKYGGGESIQLSAKPSEYFLRQCFIGTDVDEELLKVVVNEIGDDNIVMSVDYPHADGPFPNGVKEFLELPGVNLESKKKIMWGNCLRLYGFSESQLAA; encoded by the coding sequence ATGAAAGACGGATACCATGTGATCGACAGCGACTTACATGTCATCGAACTGGGTGACGTGTACGAGAAGTATCTCGACGACAAATACCGCGACAAGATGCCGAAGTATTTGGGCTGGAGTCCAACCAATTTCCCGCACTGGGATGTGCAGGGACAGTTGATTCCGCCGTGGGCCAAGTCGCAAGAGGTCGCTTCGGCCCAGCAGTATCTCGATAAGCCGACGGAGCATATGTACAACCCCGTGCGTGAGAAGGGATACGATGCGGAATCGACGCTCAAGGCCATGGACGCGGAAGGCATCGATGTCAGCGTCGTGTATCGCACGTTTGCCCACATGGTCGTCTCCATCGACGATCTAGAGCCCGCGTACGCCACTGCGTTTTGTGCGGCGTTCAACGACTGGCTGGCCGATTACTGCGGCGCCAACCCCAAGCGGCTGAAACCTGCGGCCATCGTGTCGCTGCACGACCCGGAACTCGCGGCAGCGGAAGCGCGGCGGGCAGTGGAAAAGAAAGGGCATGTTGGCGTGGTATTGCTGCCCATGCCCGTCAAAGATCGTTACATGAACTCGCCCGAGTGCGACGTGCTGTGGAAAGAGGTCTCTCGGCTGAACGTCCCGCTGGCCTTTCATGGCACGAGCGGCGGTGCGTCTAAGGATTATGTGAGCAACCGCTTTCGCGGCAAACCGAACTTCCGTACCCAGAATCACTCCTCGGCGTTTCCTTTGGAACTGATGCTTGCCCTGAGTTCCATGATCGTGGGCGGCGTGCTGGAGCGATTCCCGGATATGCGGGTCGGGTTCCTGGAAGGTAACTGCGGCTGGCTGCCTTGGTGGCTCCACCGTCTCGACGACCAGTGGAAGAAATATGGCGGCGGAGAGTCGATTCAGTTGTCCGCCAAACCCAGCGAGTACTTTCTGCGGCAATGCTTTATCGGGACCGATGTCGATGAAGAGCTGCTCAAAGTCGTCGTGAACGAAATCGGCGACGACAATATCGTCATGTCGGTCGATTATCCCCATGCCGACGGTCCGTTCCCCAATGGGGTGAAGGAATTTTTGGAGCTGCCTGGGGTGAACCTCGAATCCAAGAAGAAAATCATGTGGGGTAACTGTTTGCGGCTCTACGGGTTTTCCGAAAGCCAACTGGCTGCGTAG